One Longimicrobium sp. DNA window includes the following coding sequences:
- a CDS encoding zinc ribbon domain-containing protein yields MTLLILSLLLALLAAGYVVRPMIGGRDALLVDLAPGAVMDAEARRRVALASLKELEYDYLGGKLDTADYQAQKQRMSLEALAALRAAEAARSDAGMDGGSEDATVARTAIDRHACGFVNPAGSRFCAGCGVRLA; encoded by the coding sequence GTGACGCTGCTGATCCTCTCGCTTCTCCTGGCTCTGCTGGCGGCGGGCTACGTCGTGCGTCCCATGATCGGCGGGCGCGACGCCCTGCTGGTGGACCTGGCGCCCGGCGCGGTGATGGACGCCGAAGCCCGCCGCCGCGTGGCGCTGGCCTCGCTCAAGGAATTGGAGTACGACTATCTGGGCGGCAAGCTCGACACGGCCGATTACCAGGCGCAGAAGCAGCGGATGTCGCTGGAGGCGCTGGCCGCCCTGCGCGCCGCCGAGGCCGCGCGCAGCGACGCGGGGATGGACGGCGGCAGCGAGGACGCGACCGTCGCGCGCACGGCGATCGACCGGCACGCCTGCGGGTTCGTGAACCCGGCGGGGAGCCGCTTCTGCGCGGGGTGCGGGGTCCGGCTGGCTTGA
- a CDS encoding ABC transporter ATP-binding protein: protein MSHPAEGAGAAVEARGLEKWYGALPAVRGVDLSITPGTFLTIFGPNGAGKSTLLRMLCGAVRPTRGSVFIGGEEIRKAEDEGWRRRIGLLSHQAFLYPGLSAAENLDFFARLYGVADRAGRIEAGLRDVGLWERRDDRVRTFSRGMQQRLALARTLLHDPDVVFLDEPYTGLDPHASAMLREVLDRLKDGRRTVVLVTHNLSQGLEQADRVAVQVGGRWVSDEPAGDIDPATWERVYTGRVAAAA, encoded by the coding sequence TTGAGCCACCCGGCGGAAGGCGCGGGCGCGGCCGTCGAAGCGCGCGGACTGGAAAAATGGTACGGGGCCCTGCCCGCCGTGCGCGGCGTGGACCTGTCCATCACCCCCGGCACCTTTCTGACCATCTTCGGCCCCAACGGCGCCGGCAAGAGCACGCTCCTGCGCATGCTCTGCGGCGCCGTTCGTCCAACGCGCGGCTCCGTGTTCATCGGCGGCGAAGAGATCCGCAAGGCCGAGGACGAGGGGTGGCGGCGGCGCATCGGGCTGCTTTCGCACCAGGCGTTCCTGTACCCCGGGCTGAGCGCGGCCGAGAACCTGGACTTCTTCGCGCGGCTGTACGGCGTGGCGGACCGGGCGGGGCGTATCGAGGCCGGGCTGCGCGACGTGGGGCTGTGGGAGCGCCGGGACGACCGGGTGCGGACGTTCTCGCGCGGCATGCAGCAACGCCTGGCCCTCGCCCGCACGCTGCTTCACGACCCCGATGTCGTCTTTCTGGATGAGCCCTACACGGGGCTGGACCCGCACGCGTCGGCCATGCTGCGCGAGGTGCTGGATCGGCTGAAGGATGGGCGGCGCACGGTGGTGCTGGTGACGCACAACCTGTCGCAGGGGCTGGAGCAGGCGGACCGGGTGGCCGTGCAGGTGGGCGGCCGCTGGGTGTCGGACGAGCCGGCTGGTGACATCGATCCCGCCACCTGGGAGCGGGTGTACACCGGGCGGGTGGCGGCCGCCGCCTGA
- a CDS encoding heme exporter protein CcmB: MARYLAQAWAVARKDLLLEARSRERFVAMATFAVLVAVVFSFALDPGVRASTIAGAMLWVTVLFAGTLGLGRAFALEREADALTGVLVSPIPRGAFYLGKLAANLAIVLCVELVIFPVYALFFGLRYAGALGGLAIVVLLATIGFMALGTLFAAMAAHSRLGETLIPILLLPLLIPVVIFAASATQRLLIGRPFSEIESSVRMLLAFDLIFLFVCTAAFGAVMEE, from the coding sequence ATGGCCCGATATCTCGCCCAGGCTTGGGCGGTCGCCCGCAAGGACCTGCTGCTGGAGGCGCGCTCCCGCGAGCGGTTCGTGGCGATGGCCACGTTTGCCGTCCTGGTGGCGGTGGTGTTCAGCTTTGCGCTGGACCCGGGGGTGCGGGCGTCGACCATCGCGGGCGCCATGCTGTGGGTGACGGTGCTCTTCGCGGGAACGCTGGGGCTGGGGCGGGCCTTCGCGCTGGAGCGCGAGGCGGATGCGCTGACAGGGGTGCTGGTGTCGCCCATCCCCCGGGGCGCGTTCTACCTGGGGAAGCTCGCGGCGAACCTGGCCATCGTCCTCTGCGTGGAGCTGGTGATCTTTCCCGTGTACGCGCTCTTCTTCGGGCTGCGGTACGCCGGGGCGCTGGGGGGATTGGCGATCGTGGTGCTCCTGGCGACGATCGGCTTCATGGCGCTGGGGACGCTGTTCGCGGCGATGGCGGCGCACTCGCGGCTGGGGGAAACGCTGATCCCCATCCTGCTGCTGCCGCTGCTGATTCCCGTGGTGATCTTTGCGGCCAGCGCCACGCAGCGCCTGCTGATCGGGCGGCCGTTTTCCGAGATCGAGAGCAGCGTGCGGATGCTGCTGGCCTTCGACCTCATCTTTCTGTTCGTGTGCACGGCCGCGTTCGGCGCCGTGATGGAGGAATAG
- the ccsA gene encoding cytochrome c biogenesis protein CcsA has product MNAQVDENASLAGTRRWSVGLGFLAAAALVLGFWMIFFYAPTEREMGIVQRIFYVHLPSALMAYLAFGIVALCSLGYLWLRDERLDAIAVCAAELGVIFTSIVLTTGPLWGKIAWGAWWVWDARLSFTLLLWFIYVGYFVLRGATEDPERGKRFAAVLGIVGAVDIPLIHMSVQWFRSQHPKPVVLKPEGPTAAPEMVQTLLVNMLAFTLLFFSLLLARYVVERLSRRIDAARVAAQLRPAA; this is encoded by the coding sequence ATGAACGCGCAGGTCGACGAGAACGCGTCGCTCGCGGGAACCCGCCGCTGGTCGGTGGGGCTGGGGTTCCTGGCCGCCGCGGCGCTGGTCCTGGGGTTCTGGATGATCTTCTTCTACGCGCCCACCGAGCGCGAGATGGGGATCGTGCAGCGCATCTTCTACGTGCACCTGCCGTCGGCGCTGATGGCGTACCTGGCCTTCGGCATCGTGGCGCTGTGCTCGCTGGGCTACCTGTGGCTGCGCGACGAGCGGCTGGACGCGATCGCCGTCTGCGCGGCGGAGCTGGGGGTGATCTTCACCAGCATCGTGCTGACGACGGGGCCGCTGTGGGGCAAGATCGCGTGGGGCGCCTGGTGGGTGTGGGACGCGCGCCTTTCGTTCACGCTGCTGCTGTGGTTCATCTACGTGGGATACTTCGTCCTGCGCGGGGCCACGGAAGATCCCGAGCGGGGGAAGCGTTTCGCGGCGGTGCTGGGCATCGTCGGCGCGGTGGACATTCCGCTGATCCACATGAGCGTGCAGTGGTTCCGCAGCCAGCATCCCAAGCCCGTGGTGCTGAAGCCCGAGGGCCCCACCGCCGCGCCCGAGATGGTGCAGACGCTGCTGGTGAACATGCTCGCGTTTACGTTGCTCTTCTTTTCGCTGCTCCTTGCGCGCTACGTGGTGGAGCGGCTGAGCCGCCGCATCGACGCCGCCCGGGTGGCCGCCCAGCTGCGGCCCGCCGCCTGA
- a CDS encoding CcmD family protein, whose product MDRQTAMRRIRIVLIALLTLLAAPSISSAQADTGAATTTYQPAPAGAASALPAREAPPRSLRAYWHVFIAFSIAWVLLFGYVVLIARRSRRLEEQLDGLSRP is encoded by the coding sequence ATGGACCGCCAAACCGCCATGCGCCGCATCCGCATCGTTCTCATCGCGCTCCTGACCCTGCTCGCCGCGCCGTCTATCTCGTCGGCGCAGGCGGACACGGGCGCCGCAACCACGACGTACCAGCCTGCCCCGGCCGGCGCCGCGTCCGCGCTTCCCGCGCGCGAGGCCCCGCCGCGCAGCCTTCGTGCGTACTGGCACGTGTTCATCGCCTTCTCCATCGCGTGGGTGCTGCTGTTCGGCTACGTGGTGCTGATCGCCCGCCGCTCCCGCCGGCTCGAGGAGCAGTTGGACGGATTGTCGCGTCCGTAA
- a CDS encoding protein kinase domain-containing protein, with the protein MQGFEGLLAGHQLAGRYHIEKVIGRGGFAAVYSATDERLGRTVAVKVMTLTPSKPALQEEVRKRFHREAKAIARLHHPNVVTVFDFGTDPVLGLDFLVMELLRGEDLSTRLARPDPIPLDFALRILRDATLGVNEGHQAGLIHRDVKPGNVFLVPGDQPDFVRVCVLDFGIARLVGDEATQLTHSGGIALSPAYASPEQIRGERDVTPASDVFSLGAIGYELLARERPFAGNRLLQPAGDGEPIPLWERDPTLPRPVAEVIHRALAAEPEDRYPDAGAMAEALAQALSEPETRGVVVPPAPVVAPDTSSTLASPPPEEVPAVAWVGDAAPAPEPAVATEAPPPHPTPPVAPPVPQPTRKLEPKPRPAAPTPPPSAAKPGARRFAPFAALLLVLLIGGAVWAFGRRSGDGPAPAPPTASRPDSPATPAATQGDGQLPAADDPAARDTMLGGIPGEAVAPPPASASDPTQVAASVSDRPEPPPPTVAERPEAPAKDAAARRLNREGEGAFERGEVSDAVQRLRAAVQREPGNVLFRNNLGWALFEAGQLDEARRELEQVIRMNPRRDIAYANLGEVKWRQGDRAGAIAAYERFLELNSDPRRERIAREKLRRMRQG; encoded by the coding sequence ATGCAAGGATTCGAGGGGCTGCTGGCCGGACACCAGCTGGCCGGCCGCTACCACATCGAGAAGGTGATTGGACGCGGCGGGTTCGCGGCCGTCTACAGCGCCACCGACGAGCGCCTGGGCCGGACCGTCGCCGTCAAGGTGATGACGCTCACCCCGTCCAAGCCCGCGCTGCAGGAAGAGGTGAGGAAGCGCTTTCACCGCGAGGCCAAGGCCATCGCGCGCCTTCACCATCCCAACGTGGTGACGGTGTTCGACTTCGGCACCGATCCCGTGCTGGGGCTGGACTTCCTGGTGATGGAGCTGCTGCGGGGCGAGGACCTTTCTACCCGCCTGGCCCGCCCGGATCCCATCCCCCTCGACTTCGCCCTGCGCATTCTTCGCGACGCCACCCTTGGGGTGAACGAGGGGCACCAGGCGGGGCTGATCCACCGCGACGTGAAGCCCGGCAACGTCTTCCTGGTGCCGGGTGACCAGCCGGATTTCGTGCGGGTGTGCGTGCTGGACTTCGGCATCGCGCGGCTGGTGGGCGACGAGGCCACCCAGCTGACGCATTCCGGCGGCATCGCCCTGTCGCCCGCCTACGCCTCGCCCGAGCAGATTCGCGGGGAGCGCGATGTCACGCCCGCCTCCGACGTGTTCAGCCTGGGTGCCATCGGGTACGAGCTGCTGGCGCGCGAGCGGCCGTTCGCGGGCAATCGCCTGCTGCAGCCGGCGGGAGACGGCGAGCCGATCCCGCTGTGGGAGCGCGACCCCACCCTGCCCCGCCCCGTCGCGGAGGTCATCCACCGCGCGCTGGCCGCTGAGCCCGAGGACCGCTATCCCGACGCCGGCGCCATGGCCGAAGCGCTGGCGCAGGCGCTGAGCGAGCCGGAGACCCGCGGCGTCGTGGTTCCGCCCGCCCCGGTCGTAGCGCCGGATACGTCGTCCACGCTCGCCTCCCCTCCGCCGGAGGAGGTGCCCGCAGTCGCGTGGGTCGGGGACGCTGCCCCCGCGCCGGAGCCCGCCGTCGCGACGGAGGCGCCTCCGCCGCACCCCACGCCGCCCGTCGCACCTCCGGTCCCGCAGCCGACGCGCAAGCTGGAGCCGAAGCCGCGGCCCGCCGCGCCCACCCCTCCGCCGTCAGCGGCGAAGCCCGGCGCGCGCCGATTCGCGCCTTTCGCCGCGCTGCTGCTCGTTCTGCTGATCGGCGGGGCCGTGTGGGCCTTCGGGCGGCGGTCCGGCGACGGGCCGGCTCCGGCGCCGCCGACCGCGTCGCGCCCGGACTCTCCCGCCACTCCGGCGGCCACGCAAGGCGACGGACAGCTGCCTGCCGCTGACGACCCCGCCGCGCGCGACACCATGCTCGGCGGGATCCCGGGCGAGGCGGTGGCCCCACCGCCGGCCAGCGCGTCCGATCCTACGCAGGTGGCGGCGAGCGTCTCCGATCGCCCGGAGCCGCCCCCGCCGACGGTGGCGGAACGGCCCGAGGCGCCCGCCAAGGACGCCGCGGCGCGTCGCCTGAACCGCGAGGGCGAGGGGGCGTTCGAGCGGGGCGAAGTGAGCGACGCGGTGCAGCGGCTGCGGGCGGCGGTGCAGCGCGAGCCCGGCAACGTGCTGTTCCGCAACAACCTGGGATGGGCGCTGTTCGAGGCGGGGCAGCTGGACGAGGCGCGGCGCGAGCTGGAGCAGGTGATCCGCATGAACCCGCGCCGCGACATCGCCTACGCCAACCTGGGCGAGGTGAAGTGGAGGCAGGGTGACCGCGCGGGCGCCATCGCCGCCTACGAGCGGTTCCTGGAGCTGAACTCCGACCCTCGGCGGGAGCGGATCGCGCGGGAAAAGCTGCGCCGCATGCGCCAGGGCTGA
- a CDS encoding lysozyme inhibitor LprI family protein — protein sequence MTRKLPVVALFSLSLLGVPVRGLHAQEFHEDVKHWCQDFWMLPRAEILDCLVRDYAAADAELNRTYQQVISSLPDERREPLRAEQRAWLARYDATLTAYYSRPWANHSRVKVLPSQIRAVRDRTAYLRSLLR from the coding sequence GTGACCCGCAAGCTCCCCGTCGTCGCCCTGTTCTCGTTATCGCTGCTTGGCGTGCCCGTTCGCGGGCTCCACGCGCAGGAGTTTCACGAAGACGTGAAGCACTGGTGCCAGGACTTCTGGATGCTCCCGCGCGCGGAGATCCTGGATTGCCTGGTGCGGGACTACGCCGCCGCCGACGCGGAGCTCAACCGGACATACCAGCAGGTGATCAGCTCGCTTCCCGATGAGCGGCGCGAGCCGCTGCGCGCGGAGCAGCGGGCCTGGCTGGCCCGGTACGACGCGACCCTGACCGCGTACTACTCGCGCCCGTGGGCCAACCACTCGCGCGTAAAGGTGCTCCCCTCGCAAATCCGCGCCGTGCGCGACCGCACCGCGTACCTGCGGAGCCTGCTCCGGTAG